The Vidua chalybeata isolate OUT-0048 chromosome 9, bVidCha1 merged haplotype, whole genome shotgun sequence genomic sequence AATTTAGAGATTTCAACTGCTTTGTGAAATGTGGAAGTTAAAGATTGCTaattaaattgttctttttcttcccagatCCTTTTGCACTAAAGAGGAATGTTGCACGAAGTCTAAATAGCCAGATGGTATTTGAGTACATCCTGGAGCGATTTAGGAcagcatataaatattttgcatgtcCACAAAGTAAAGATGGGATTAAATCCAAGCCAGAtaccaagaaaaaagaaaaagggaaaatgaataATAAGAAATCTGCAAGACCTGAAGAGCCTGTAGCAAACTGTTGCCTTCCACAAGGGGAAGATGTTGTAGATAAAGAAGTTACAGGAAGTGGATGTAACATACCAGAGAATGAAATTGAATGTAATAAAGTGGTAGAAGCTGAAGCCAAAAGATGTACTTCCCAGAACATGGACCCTTTGCTCCTTTCAGCATTGGACTCTAGCTATGATGAAGACAAAGAAGATGCTTTATCCCTTATTTCTAACGAATGCTgtgaattaaaggaaaaatcacCTAAAGAAAGGGATGATTTAGAAATTTCAGTGTGTCTAACTGAGGGTGAGCTCAGCCACCACTGTAACTGCAGTGCACATCAGCCTGATGACACAAATTCCAGTAATGAGTTTTCTGATGCTGAAAGTAGGCAGAGTTTGGTACTGGAGCCATCTCTACACATGAAGTGCACTGGCACCCCAGCTACCTCGGCCAGCTGCAAAGCAATGCTGGAAACCCAGGATCTCAAAGAGGAAGGCAGACTCTCAGCAGAAGAAATGCATTATGTGTTTGAtaagtttatttttacttcaggaAAGGTAAGCAGTGCTGGTCATGTATCACTGGGCCGTTACTTTGAAGTCATTAAATCTGAGAGTGGATGGATGGCAGGATTGCCACAGTGATTGTTTTAGTCTGGGTTATGGATGGGAGCTCTGGCCTTTGTAGAGTACCTGTTATTCAGGACTGGAAACAGCACCCGGTGTGACATTTGCATTAAATGGTCTGTTTTCCTCATCTTAAGATTTTTGATTTATGCACAAAAATTCTGGGTTTCTTTCTGGTTGTTTGTGGGTTATATCTGCCTTTCCTCTCCTACTTTCTTGTAGAATTTCCAGGTTCTTTTAGGCACTGTGACAACTAAATGCAGCTTGTTGAGAGGTGTTCTGCTCTTTGTAGAGGCTGTGTTATTGTCCATATGTTAAATGTTCTTGGTTGCTTGGAAATGTTAGGTGTGCTGAGCTGTCTTAAGTGCACAAatagaattttcctttttttccccaaaaaagccACCAACTATAGTATGCAGCATCTGCAAACGTGATGGACATTCCAAAAATGATTGCCCAGAGGATTTCAAGAAAATTGATCTAAAACCACTACCACCAATGACAGACAGATTTCGGGAAATACTTGATATAGTGTGTAAAAGATGTTTTGGTAAGTTCAAAAAGTGTTTGTGCTCCACTTTATACTATGATCTGTAACCTGGAAGAATTAAAAACTCTAGGGTTAAATTACTTATTTACAATTATTCACAATTCAGTAGGAAGAAGCTCTTCCAGGTGCCCTAGGCTACAAATGgatcaatattttaattttcagataatCCATGGCTGTGATAACTTATAACAGATTTGAGAAACTGATGTTACATGGGATTTTTCACTGGGTTTGTAAAAAGCTGCTGGTGTTCCCAGGAATCAGGCTCTGGgcaaaactaattttttgtGCTTATCAAATTCTATGGCATCTTTTGGGGGTGATGTGGTGGGTTAATgttggctggatgccaggtgtCCACCAGGCCACTTTGTGGTTGAAAAATTGGATGTCTTGGAATAAAATCTGGAAGACTCTAatgatataaaaagaaaaatcacagatttaagcaaagcaaacacaacaaaaaaaaaaaaaaacaaacaagccatCCAATCTTTTAATTAGCTGAAAAAGATTCTTGAGGTGCTGAATGTCATGTCTGACTGTGTTTCAATTTGTTTTTACTTAGATGAATTATCCCCTCCTTTATCTGAGCAACAAAACAGAGAACAAATACTGGCAAGTTTGGAGAGATTTATTCGAAAAGAGTATAATGGTATGTAACCTTAGGTAGTGATTCTTGAGAATGCTTTCTTCAGTCATGTTGTCCAGAGCATAAAGATGTGGTTTGTCTCATTTTACTTTCCTTGCTTGAAGCAGAGGCATCTCTTTTGCTTCCATTTGTAAAGCTGTCTTGCAGACTTCAACATGGAACATCTCTTCATGCTATTCCATGTAAACATCCCAGGAGTGGAGGAAGAGCTGCCAGAGTAATAATGCAAGCACAGGACTGTTCCAGTCAGGCCAAGAAGAAAGTTTGCTTGGGTCTAGTGTTAGCTTTGGTTGTGGGCCAAGGAATTTTGCTGCCTAGTCACCAGTGCTTGAATATCTTAGAAATCCTAACAAGTTTATCTTCACATCCCTTAcataaaacaagcaaaagtGTCTTACTACAGTGATGGAAGTCAAGGCACAGAGATgccaagtgatttttttcattggaGGTGTAAAACAGTGCTGGAGCCAGGTACCAAACCCAGGTCTCCTGAATTCCAGTCCATGGGAAGCCATTCTGCTGTAGCTGACCTGTGATCAAGGAATTGGGAATTCCATTCACTGGCTATGCCTCCGCTTATTGGCAGCAGCTGTTACAAAGCCTTGAAAGTCTTAAGGTTTCCACTTCTATTAAAGTTTAGGGAAAAAACTGTGAATAGGTGTTAGATCTTAGCATTAATTTCAGTTGAACAGATCAATGTATTCTTTGCAGTTAggaaagaatttgttttaaCAACAAAATTTTGCCATCCAAGAATGAAAATACTTAGTAGTATCgtgtttcaaacaaaaatgtaaacaaagCAATTGGGAAAGAATGTTCCATAAAGTATTGTAATCTCACTGCTTGTGTGTTCTTGAAGAGTATGTTATAATAACAAAAACTCATTGACCAAATTTACCTAGTCATAGGAGAAATATGCAACCTAGATAAACTCTGAATGGAACCAGAAATATTACTTTGGCTACCCTAGGAGTAGCTCTGTCTTATCTGCGGGGTAAAGCTGTACTGGTGACTGGGTTTGcacattattttgatttattaaaagcaggaaaatgcagttgCATACCACAAAACATTGCACCACATTTAGAGATGCCATTTAATGATTATAGTAACTGTAATGTACTTCAgtcataaaaaaaatacattaaaaagtcTTTATCCTGCCTTACTTTCTGTAGATAACTTCTGAAGTGTTGTGCTTCCTCCTTTATCAAAGCTGAGGTCTTTGAAGTGACAGTGTAAGCTCTCTCTTTAAGCTCATTTTTATGGGCACCTGCACATTGCAGTTAAGCAATATTTAATACTAAGCACTTACAATTCAGctgtaaaagaaattacatttttcttgtcttttcttttgatCAGACAAAGCTAGGCTTTGCTTGTTTGGCTCCTCAAAGAATGGATTTGGATTTCGGGACAGTGATCTAGATATCTGCATGACATTGGAAGGTCATGAAAATGCAGAGGTAAGAGTTTTGAAATTGATAAAATCTGCTATTTTAAATTCAAGgattttttaaggtttttaaaTTCAGTTAAGATTTCTGTACAGGAAAGGTAGGATTCGCTAGTTGCAGATTGTCTTGTTGCACTCTGCACAACTGAAGCAAGAGCCAGCCTATTTTACTTTTAATGCCTTATAGACACACAGTGTACTGTAGATGTCCACACAGAGCATATGAGTTCATGTAAATTCATATGCTGGCTTAATGCTTGCTCCTTTTTGTACATAGACTTTTCATCTATGAAATATATGTGATAGTAAATGTGCTTGTTGGAATAGGATCCACGTTTTAACATCTGAAGCTGTGATCTTTGTTTTTCCTAGAAATTAAACTGTAAAGAAATAATAGAAGGTCTGGCAAAAGTTCTTAAGAAGCATCCAGGTAGGtgctttaaattattatttgttttgcaGTTAGATTTTCTATAAATGTTGTTAATGGAAATGTTTTATGTACTAAAGTGTTGCTTCCCCAGGTTTGAGGAACATCTTGCCTATAACAACAGCCAAAGTGCCTATAGTAAAGTTTGAACACAGGCGGAGTGGCTTGGAAGGAGATATCAGTTTGTACAATACACTGGTGAGCATCTGCCTATGTCCTTTTGTGTTCAAAGAAagcttttcattctttctaTCTTACCCAAATAACCATTAGAGGGAATAATTTTGAAACCAGATTGAAAATGTTTCaatgtgtttgggtttttcttctaCATTATTTAAATTCAGTGGCCTACATGCTCAGCCTGACCCGGGCAGCTCTGTATGACCTGATGGCAGAGCAGGGTACAGCACGGAAGTCTTGTTTTGGGGAAACTTCTGAAAAGCCACTACATCCACCATGGCCTGTGTGCTATCATGAATAGTACAGCTCATTCCAGCTTTTACCCAACGCTGTGAAATTGCACAATTTCTTACATAATTGGCTCACCCTGACACCAGTTtaattcttttcccctttttccagGCACAGCATAACACAAGGATGCTGGCTACCTATGCAGCTATTGATCCTAGGGTGCAATATCTGGGCTACACAATGAAAGTCTTTGCAAAGGTAATATAAAAAGAAGGTACTTATTTGTGCAATACAGTGttttctgctgcagccactgacCTTTTGCCAGTACCAACTGGAATGGAGACAGTAGAATGCTGTTGGTAGGAAGTACAGTTTCTTAAGCTTACTGTGCTCCATCAGATTGTGTGTGTCAAAATCAAATCCTGATGCTTTCTGCTATCTGTTGGAAGATTTTTGTGTAAGAGAAAGCTGATGAGAggaaaactttcctttttttcttcaatttcaaACCATCTTCAAttataacaaacaaaaaaaccccacccaaactccaagcaaaactggaaaaattgGTAACTGTAAGATGTAGAGGCATGTGGATGTGCATGGGCTTCCCAAGTTTTCATATCTGGGACCAGCCCAGAGATTACTGCTGCTTTCTTCTGGCACGCTTGCCTTTTTTGACTTAGGATAAAAGTCAGGAGTAGGTAGGAATGGGGTGATGAATGAATGCCTGAGTCTCAATGTGCCTAGGACGTACACTTGACTTTAAGAGTTCAGAAATGTCAGGTCTCCTGGATCTTTTGTTGTGATATTCTTTCAAAATGTTCTATTATACAGCTTTTGATAATTGAAATGTGGCGGTTCTTTTTATTCAAGCTGCAGTATTATATACAGCATATCCAAAGAAAGCTTCGTGGAACTGGGGCAAATAAGATATGGCTTATAGAGATGGTGAATCATGCTACCAGATGTTCATGTAATAAAATACATCAAGATGAATAATTAACTTTGTGCAGAATGGAATGGACACGTTCATTATACTGTCACTGAGACtagcaatgattttttttcttgatatgGTCACAGTAGTGCACAATATTGCCATGTCTCTTCTGTGTCTAGATTAAAAATGCCTTGCATTGATAATAAtgaatctttctttttttggtagCATTGCATACTATTGTGCATGTTCTAAAAATATTACTGCAAAGATGAAATATACAAATTGTGGGATATACACTCCTGAATGCAAATGTATGGAAGTGACTTCATAGCTATACAAATACTCTGTTTTTAAGCAAAATGCTTCCTCCTCTGTTTGCATTGGCAGAAACCCCAGGAacagctgtcactgctgctgctaatGTGAAAGTAATTTGCGAATCCCTGTTTTTTCCAGCCCTAGGAGGTTAAAAATGCCTTGTTTGATATGACACAGGCTCGAAACACAGGATAGCTTAGAAGCAGGTGCTGTGGAAAGGTTATACTGTAATGAGATACTCAAGCATAGTAAGGTAATTCACTAATCAGAGTCACAGaaaggcttgggttggaagggaccttgagcTCATCTGGTTCCAACTCCCTGACTTGGTCAGGGATGTTTGGTTTGCACTGTGTTGTGCAGGCTGCACCGTGGTTTAATTGGGTAGGTGTATGTTTGCTAGCAAAATGCCACGTATGGCCTGCACTGCCAGTACAACATGGAAATACTTGCTgttaatgaattatttttttaaaaggggagggggaaccAAAGTAATAAGGATTCATAGAAACAACTCTTGCAGCATGAgttaaggaaaattaaattttatggaATTGAAACCTGGGATTTATGTTTTGGGAGTttagatttggggtttttttccagtttggcacattataaattttttttaaagtattttggctttgaaaagcttttctgtttttatgtTAGACAAATTATGCTATGGATTTGCCAGATGGCAGTTGACTCTTGggtgcatttatttttcaggcttcataaaacaatttttaattatgAGGTGAATGTATTTGCTGTTACTTCTGGGGTTTCTGTTTGCTCTCTGACATAGTTGTTAGTCTTGAACAGTAAAATGTAAATTcagcattttgtttaaaatgtattttttcagcgCTGCGATATTGGTGATGCATCCCGTGGTAGTCTGTCTTCGTATGCCTATATTCTTATGGTTTTGTACTTTCTACAGCAGAGGAATCCACCAGTTATTCCAGTTCTTCAGGAGGTAGGTTCAGAAAATGAGGTTATGAAAACAGATGCACTTTTTCTTCAAGCCAAATATGAGAAGTCTGGGATTTTAGGATCAGAGGGGATAAATGAAATATGGGGCCCTTCTAATCAGCAGGTTCTTAACTCCCTCTTGGTTTTAGTAGGTAAAACTGACCAAGAAGATTAGATCAAACATGGGAGTCTGTTGTGCCTAAGTTCTGCTATTACATTTACTTTGGGATTTTGATCTTATGATGATATTTATATGCTGAAcaagatagaaaaaaattggCAGGTGGTATGGAGAGAAGGGAATTGTAATTATGAGACTCCACCAGATGCTCCTGAAATGTGAGTCCAGCTCTTCAACCAGTTATTGTCAGAAGCATTATTTATTGCTCAATACTTTATTTGTAAGAGaagaagtttattttattatttgatgaGGGGAAAATAAGATAATTGATGCTTTGGTGCaactttaaagaaatatttcatatgtGCCAGGAAactttattaagaaaataatgttcTGCAACCCATTGTATGGGTGGGGAGAATATAATTATTCAGCTATCTGCCTCTTCCTGGATACACTCTGGAACTCCCAAGCACGTCTGAAAATTATCCCTTTCTGCCTCTTTTGGTTACTTGGTGCAAGAGGGAAATTGGCTTAAGCATTACAGTTGAGACTCATAGACTTTCTTGCTTATACTTTAGTATCTGATACTTTAGTAGtggttgggggtttttattttactgctaCCCCAAGAGCACATTTAAATAACAGTGGAATTTCCTCTTGGCCCTGCTAAAGTCAAAATGTAATAGAAATCATATAAAGTCTCCTTAGAGAATCTGTGGGCAGGAGAGATGTTGGAATCTTGACAAGGTAATTCAGTCATGTTTTCTTAGTTGCAAAGAAcaagtaaaaattaaacatcCACATAATTTGTGAGGTACAGCAACAATGCAAAAAGTCTTTCAAACTTTTTACCAATGGAAAATTCTGTCTGTATAAGAAGTAATTgttaaaattaaagtatttatattttatattatttttttaccaaATGAACTGCAAGTATTTTACAGTGACTTTGAATTAGAGCAGTAACTGTCACTTTTTGTTCTGGCAGATATTTGATGGCAAACAGATTCCACAAAGAatggtggatggatggaatGCGTTTTTCTTTGATGACATGGAAGAATTGGTAATATTCTAATTCCAGAAGAGTAACTAAAATTTAAGCCttgcttttcaggaaaaataataaatttttaacaGTGTTATACgtaaaagattaattttattaattaattaagctTTTATATCCACAGTGCTGCAACTTCCCAACTGAGTCTTGTTTTGCTAAAATGAGTTTCTGCTTTTGCTTGGTTTAAGTCATTTCTTAATAAcataaatcaggaaaaatactttttattcttaaaaataatccagTTTTAGTCTTAACTGTAGTGACTTAACCTTACTTTAACCATAAGAAATCATTCATAGTAGACAAACATGTAATTAGAGAGGTGTTTCAGGAGAAGCAGTGCTGCAGTAACTATAGCTGAATAAATTGTCTTCACCTGCATGCAGAAGAAGCGTCTGCCTTCTCTTGGGAAGAATACTGAATCTCTTGGAGAGctgtggctggggctgctgcggTTCTACACTGAGGAATTTGACTTCAAGGAATACGTGATCAGCATCCGGCAGAAGAAGCTGTTAACCACCTTTGAGAAGCAGTGGACATCCAAATGTATTGCCATTGAAGGTAGTCTGCTGAACTGAGTTTCCATTCATGAGGAGTAAGAAACTCTGTTCCTTGAGAGGCTGTTCTCCTTGCACAGGATCTTTATGTGAGGAAGCCACagtcagtgttttaaaaagaaacattgttTGCTAATGCTAAAGCTCACAAAATTGATGAGACTCATAACTTTTACTAAATGTCAGTGAATTGTTCTTCTTACTGTTATTATGGGTGACTAACATAACAGTTTTAAAACTCTCAGCATTGCTTTGCTATAATCTACTCtgcaaatgcatttaaaatggaattctttctgcattaaaataaaagattctGTTGCAGCAAATTTTTTccaactctgattttttttttctcccttctttgtGCAGATCCTTTTGACTTGAATCATAATCTGGGTGCTGGAGTCTCTAGGAAAAGTAAGCTATTAGTGCCTGCTACTGATGAATATTCACTGAGTTGTgccttttctgttgttttccaaTAACTTTGTCTTTCTCCACTAGTGACCAATTTCATAATGAAGGCATTTATCAATGggagaaaattatttggtaCCCCATTCTACCCAGCTGTTGGAAGAGAAGCTGTAAGTTCTCAGGGTTTTTAgtatgttttttcattttctttgtccaCTGAATTGATGCAAACCTCTTGTATGTATTTATCAATTTGGTATGCACAATATGTGTAATTCTACTTTGTCTGCATTACATGTATAGCTTAGTATTTAACTTCTGGAATATAAAATTCAGAGGAGTAGTTGGATGGACAATGGGTATTACTGGCAGGTTTGGGGAAAGTAAGcttaatttgtgttttgttttttataaaacCTCCCACTGGATGATGTTAAGTATTGCAGAAAATTGCAAATCTGACTGTAAAACCCAGAAATGTCTCTAGGAACCTTACTGGCTCTTCATGTAGTTAAAGAAAACAGATCCAAGAGATGTTccattccatttatttttccacttggTGGAGATAGTAAGGATTGCTGCTTAAACAAGGAAAAGGATGATGATTGATTTTTTGACAAGTTGACCTTGAAAATTGGCATAGTGAGTCAGGGTTAGGAATGTGTTCATGCAATATCATTTTGGAGAAAGTACTGCTCTGTGCTAGGGGGTCCAGTCATTGATGTGTAGAGgcaactatttttttaaatattagcaaataaaatactgtaattaatatttgaaaGATCAACTTAGAAAGGCATTTTCTAAAACAGTTTCAAGGACTGTTCTCCCAGTGGCTTTTGACAGAACTTGAGTTTCTAAAggatctttaaaatattttgaaagcttttaattccctccatccttccctatcttctcttttccatttgcttGCTTtatctgtgggtttttttctgagtttgtacCTCTGTTTCAGTACTTTCACAATATTTATGTTGCTCAGAGGCTGTAAATTGGGCCTTTGTGCTGACACACATCAGAACTGCAGCTGTCCAGAGCAAATTCCAGGGGAGGGGAGTGATACAGGTCAGTCTGCAGATGCTCCATCTGTTTCCCACCTGAGCTGTGTTCTGTCTAAAGGGATGTAATCCTGTCATCTGGGAAGGGACATTGGCTGCTTTGGAAAGCACACAAGCAGTGACTCAGATACCAAAATAGATCATATGCAAAAAAATTGCTCTTTGAAGAGCTTTTGGGGAGGTAAAAGATCGGCAGCAGGCTGGAACCTGGATAAGCTGTTCTGCAAATTCAGCCTCTGTCCCTAAGACCAAATAGACCATTTTAGCCCAAACTGCTCCATATCTCTGAGAAAGCTGCCACTATCTAGTGAAAGAAAAGGACCAGGTGTAATCTCAGAAGTAGTAACATTCAGGGAGCAATAAGAGATGAAAGCTATCAGTTTGATTTTCATTCCTCAGTCTTGTAAGTGAATGGTTTATATATTTTATCTGTCTGATGTGTTTTGACAGGAATACTTTTTTGACTCAAAAGTGCTGACAGATGGGGAGTTGGCACCCAATGACAGATGTTGTCGTGTCTGTGGAAAAATTGGTCACTACATGAAAGATTGTCCAAAGAGGAGGAGGTAAGTAATACACAAAGCTATCATGAAATCTTTGAGATTAAATCATGTGGGATTTGGATATTTGAAGAtttaatggaaatgaaaaaatgatAAATTGCAGAGAAAATCAAAGCTTCATCTCTGATTATCAGTTTCCcgtcttattttttcttttcttaaaacagTTTTTGATCACCTCTTTAAATCTGAAGTGTTTATGGAAACACACAGAGTAATATCAACAGTCTATGGTGTGTTAATATGTGGTTTAGCTTAACTTAAAACTTGGAtcactaaaatatattttttgtagtGTAAGCATTCAGATGGAGAACATATTACCTGGCTGCAAAATTTAGCATGTGTTAAAAGGGATTTCCTGTAGTGATCATGTTCAGAGGACAGTGTTGAATTTGAATTGTTCTGTACATCTGATAACGTATATCTGCAAGGCAGGTCAAAGTTCATTTAGTAAACTCTAAGATTAGTTAAAATGTACGTAATTAAGATGCATTTCTGTAACATCATATTAGTGCCATGATGTTACAGAATCACCATATCACTTGGTGATCTTGCACTTGTAGATTGATTTCACTTAGGAATTTTGAAATTCCTGCAAAGGGAGTCCCTGGTACATGCAGGTCAATGTTTCCAAAGAGACTTTAGTAGGAATTGGCAGAAAATGTGCACTCCTCACTTTTTACAGCTTTGGCTATTTAATGACCCACTCAGCCTAGGTTGCCTGACTCCTCCTAAAACCTGTTGAAGCCCTTAGAATGCAAATTAAGCTGTGCTCTTTCATGTGCTCCTTATGTTCAGTTGTGTGCTCCATAATTCTTCAAAGGATTCTTGGTCTCTTCCTGCTACAAAATCTTTATTTATAGCCCTTTATTCAGTCAGCAGAGTTCAAGACACATGAAAGTGCACTGGAACCCTGTGGTCACAGGTCACAATTTCTTTCAGATGCTCTCTGTACTGCTAGCACATGGAATTCCATCACCTCTTTCCTTATATCTGCCTCAGGAAAAGTTGTGATCTGCTCTTCACACAAACTGCTACTacagcacagccacacagaATGTCTCTCAGATTGTATATACAGCTCacataataatattattatttaacaaTCCTGCAGATACCTTGTGGAAAAAGACCTTTACTTCTTGTCTTAGTTCCTGATCACTAGTTCTGCTGTTTTAGAACTGTATGTTTGAAAGAGCCTCAGTGCTTCGCTGCACATCCTGTCTGGGCTCAGACAGTGACAGAGAAATGTGCCCTGTCCAGTGAGGGGGAGATTGGATGAACGAGGTGCAGCTCACTTGTTTTGGGTATCTTCTGACTCAGTGGGTTTGATGCATAGAATTGCTCCCCAGCTACCTGGCAGGCTAAGCCTGCTTAACTGCAGGCATAGTTCTGCCCTAATGCAGTCAGACAGCTTTTGGACAAGTCTGGGAAGCTTCTAACTTCATTAAGTGTATACAGGCTGTTAACCAGGCCAGAATCTGAAAGTGTTTTTTGGGATTCCTGagatatttgtattttggtACAGCTGTTGGTTATGTAACCATTCCCTTTGAACACAACAGTACAACAGCTCTACAGAGAttatgtgtttgtgtgtgtggttttgggaTATTgctaataaaaattattgttcAGgttgaagaaaaaggagaatgaGAAAGATGATGAAAAAGAGGTGAAAGAAGATGACAGagaaacaagagagaaaaggtGTTTCATCTGTGGGGATGTGGGTCATGTTAGGAGAGATTGTCCTGAATTCAAACAAACCCGTCAGAGAAATAATAGTGTGCCAGGTAAGTTAGTTTATGTGTTAGGATAATTTGAAAGCTCTGAAATCCCTTTTCTCTAGGTTTCTGTAAAGACTTGGTAATTATCTTCAAAAAATAATCCTGCAAGTAATGTTTGAATCACTGATAATACAGCTTTTAGACTGTGTTACTTTTCTACAAGGGGAGTAATGTCTCCTGAAGTACAGTCTTTCCATGGGTGGTAAAAATGTACTCAGCAGTAAAATACAGTGTACTTCAGAGTATAGCATTATTTGTCTTCCACTCACAATTGGTGcataatagtaataatagtaacaatagtaataataataataataattgaatgcatttccttttccaaatgTTTCTCAAATGT encodes the following:
- the TUT4 gene encoding terminal uridylyltransferase 4 isoform X4: MEKQEENELRALPPPSSAQLAALSFTLIEAANEQGISDEDFRIRQEIVNEMEKIIQQPLPDCSLRMYGSCLTRFAFKTSDVNIDIKFPPKMSQPDVLIQVLEILKNSAVYSDVESDFHAKVPVVFCKDVKSGLTCKVSARNDVACLTTDLLAALGKLEPVLIPLVLAFRYWARLCHIDCQAEGGIPSYSFALMVIFFLQQRKPRILPSYLGNWIEGFDSKRPDDHQLKGVEDEEFVRWEYKPPTNGATKNSVGAESKAKVEQQKGGGKKATSSEVDNQSNAKEKHGISLLAFKTPHQVSLGQLWLELLKFYTLEFALEEYVISIRVQELLTRENKNWPKRRIAIEDPFALKRNVARSLNSQMVFEYILERFRTAYKYFACPQSKDGIKSKPDTKKKEKGKMNNKKSARPEEPVANCCLPQGEDVVDKEVTGSGCNIPENEIECNKVVEAEAKRCTSQNMDPLLLSALDSSYDEDKEDALSLISNECCELKEKSPKERDDLEISVCLTEGELSHHCNCSAHQPDDTNSSNEFSDAESRQSLVLEPSLHMKCTGTPATSASCKAMLETQDLKEEGRLSAEEMHYVFDKFIFTSGKPPTIVCSICKRDGHSKNDCPEDFKKIDLKPLPPMTDRFREILDIVCKRCFDELSPPLSEQQNREQILASLERFIRKEYNDKARLCLFGSSKNGFGFRDSDLDICMTLEGHENAEKLNCKEIIEGLAKVLKKHPGLRNILPITTAKVPIVKFEHRRSGLEGDISLYNTLAQHNTRMLATYAAIDPRVQYLGYTMKVFAKRCDIGDASRGSLSSYAYILMVLYFLQQRNPPVIPVLQEIFDGKQIPQRMVDGWNAFFFDDMEELKKRLPSLGKNTESLGELWLGLLRFYTEEFDFKEYVISIRQKKLLTTFEKQWTSKCIAIEDPFDLNHNLGAGVSRKMTNFIMKAFINGRKLFGTPFYPAVGREAEYFFDSKVLTDGELAPNDRCCRVCGKIGHYMKDCPKRRRLKKKENEKDDEKEVKEDDRETREKRCFICGDVGHVRRDCPEFKQTRQRNNSVPGTQLVRSMVNSQLVAVGQQQVERPLRTRQSSECSDSHQSSYSPQPQQFPQNSSQPASINQTQPQSISQSKHVPQPQQGAQPPHQVQLPLFNFPQSPPGQYSTLHNLGLLQMHHHHQIQLPNTSWPIHGPVIHSAPGNPPHSTNVPFSMRSGSSSTTNNQSSVSLNDPSIIFAQPAARPMGIPSTSHEGHWHNPVTPNSLVNNGTVGNSDQGFQGQFGKMNPPSVPWDHGTPTHFPLLRGAWPYNMPQNYMQQGNASYPPNKPFYPQAGPLMQSNQRFSLLSQGHPHLNLNYIQQKK